The Chaetodon auriga isolate fChaAug3 chromosome 4, fChaAug3.hap1, whole genome shotgun sequence region AAGTATCCGTCCTTGCATAAGTGGGAACAGAAGCAAATGTGCAGGTCaattacaaacaacaacaacaacaacaaacaatttaTCAAAAATAATTGACCCCCATGTACTGAAAAATACTGTGGCCTTCGTGTGTGAGCATGAATGAGTGTTCTGTGTTAGAGATGATGataatgcaaaataaacagCTTCACAGGcggacagcagcaggcagactgacagagcaCATGCGACACTGCATTCAAGGCGGCTGTGATGAATACGCTTAACAGGAGGAATattttggttgttgtttgttgttattgcATCAATTCAAAACCCCGGCAGTTGTGGGGATTTGAACTCATGAAGTCCCTGAAGAGACTTGCACAAAGACAACTAATTCCAGTGACTTAGTATGTCATAATTGGGATTATCTGCACCgatcacacatacagacattGACAGCACCATCACATATATGCCAGTATGTCTTGTCATGACAAAATCCTGGCAGCGGTGGGATTCGAACCCACGCCCCCGAAGAGACTGGAGCCTTAATCCAGCGCCTTAGACCGCTCGGCCACGCTACCTCTGACACATAAAGTATGACAACATTTTCCAGTCTCTTGTACCCACCATGACCATTTGTCTTGCTAACGAACAAAACcagtgagcttgtggtggaTCAGAGTACTTCAAATCTGGATGTCacaaacatggatgcttcacacacactttcagcctGGCAAAACACAGGAGATGTACACAATCcccacagtttgaaggtgggcATCCAAGGTGAAATACCAATTCAGTATTCAACCAAACGTCATGTCTCTGATAACCTCATATAAATGACAAGGCCATCCGTCTATGTCCAGAGTATAAACCATTTTAAAGTTTGACGCACATTCTTGTAGAGTCACACATCTCCTGTTTCATAGTCTATTGCTTACAGGAGAAACACTTTCTAAGATGCTTCCTCTCATACATTCGTGATTTCAGGTCCCTGAAGTTTACTCACCATCACCACCCATTATTTCAGGGGAATTTGTGACAAAACCCTGGCAGTGGTGGGATTCGAACCCACGCCCCCGAAGAGACTGGAGCCTTAATCCAGCGCCTTGGACCGCTCGGCCACACTACCTCAGAAACCCTTCATGTCACAACATTTTCTGGTCTCTTTTTGTCCCTGTGTACGTTGAACCCTTGTCAAATCTGACTTCAGATCTGGATGTCACTGCAAAGAAGCTTGAAGAAGTGTTTCAAAACAATGACAAGACCATCAGAGCCTTTACATGCAGGGTATATACCGCAGTATGATGCCAACTTTCATCTACTAGTTCACAGATTGTTTACAGGGGAACCACTTTCTAAGATGCTGTTTATTACACAGTTGTGATTTCAAGTCTCTGTAGTTCACTGATTTGCTTTACTTCAGAGATATTCGTGACAAAAGCCTGGCAGCGGTGGGATTCGAACCCACGCCCCCGAAGAGACTGGAGCCTTAATCCAGCGCCTTAGACCGCTCGGCCACGCTACCGTGTGAAGCCCAATTTCGAATATTGTCGATTCGGGTGTTGAACAAAAACATCACGACAAGCGTGTGTAAAGTAAATCCTGTATTGGAGGTCATGTGGGAAAACTATTTTCCCGTTTGTTCGCCTTTTCACACGGATAACAACCCAGACACAAGTCACCGTGACACCATGGAACCACCAAAGAACACAAGTAAACGAAGATAGTTCACATCTACCTTGCTCAAAACCCTTGCTCCGCAGCAAAAAAGCTACTATATTAAAATGTACTGCTACAACAAGACATTTAGGATGAAAGTTGGCTAAGATAACCGTTGTAACAGCATTAATTGATtcgagatttttttttatgaaatggTAATCGACACTTGGCATGTGGTAAATCAGCACCTGCTGTTATCGGGGCCagtttctgtggaaaaaaaagaagaaaaaagcaagaaCGGTGGAGAACCATCTTGACTTCATACATACTCTTTGGAATGAGCCTGGGTACATCCGGTTCCGTACAGCGCCATTTTGATGAAACAGCGAGGAGTAAAGCAGCTTGGATAACCGAAATGGATTTTATGGATTTAAATTGAAGATTAATCTGGATACATAACTATCAACTGTTCATTCTGGAAAATAACCGTGTATAGAAGAGGAATCTTTGCGTGTTGAATGCGTAACTGTTGGATTTTGTTAAATTATTCGACATCTTACATGGGCTACATTACTAGCATAGCACCGTTGCCCACGAGCTAACGCTAGCTGTTAGCTTTTGTTAGGcaagtgttttcatgtgttgaGTGGCGAGGTAACGTTAGCTAATCCAATCCTGAGGTGTAGCATGTTTGCCTTGGcattagctaactagctaagtTAACATTTGTACGGTAGATTATGATTAAGAATTCAGAGGTTTGACAGCGATAACACTTGTGGACTCGTTGCGGAAGCGAACACGCAGTTTTGTGGACTTTTTGTGGAGCTCGGTATTTTTTGTCTTGACTTGAAAAATAAGAACTGTTCCATAAGTCAAAATATTACCCACAAGGACTGATGCTCGGGAAACCCCAGGCCCGCTGCTAGCTACTCTCGCGGCTTGCAGTGTGGCGTACCGGGTTTTCCACCAAGGACAATTCACGACGGACTTCGCTTCATTTACACCCATGTGACAGATTAACAGTGTGTTGCATGGACTCTCTTGGATTTGGTGGcatcctgctgtgttttatcGGACTTCAAAGAACTTACGAGGCCCGCTGCGCCGCTTAATGGCGCTCTGGCCTCAAACctcaattatttttctttggcAGTAACAAGGACTCTATCGCCATCTGCGAGCCGAATTCTTCTTTATTTTAGTCATTTCTTTGTCCACAGTGTTTCAGCGAATACAAAGAAAGTTTACCTATTAAAGTTACCAGATTTAGCCTCCTGTGTGCAGTGTTGacgctgttttgttttgcaatCATACCAGgcctgtgtttttttcccccttgtgCTTGATTGACTTAAGTGCTTAGACCTGTAAAAATGTCGTGTGTTCACTATAAGTTTTCTTCCAAACTGGACTACAATACAGTCACTTTCGATGGGCTGCACATCACCCTCAGCGAGTTGAAAAGGCAGATTATGGGCCGAGAGCGCCTCAAGGCCACAGACTGCGACCTGCAGATCACCAATGCGCAGACTCGAGAAGGTATGTGCTCAGCTGACGCATTACAAAGTGTTTGGCAAACCTGACATCCATAATGTTTGAGAATAACAGCAGAGGATGGGCGGACAGTTTAGTtctggttgtttttgttgaaaaatatGTCAGGGAAGGGGGTCAGGCTGGGTGATCGTTTTAGATATTTCATTGAAGTTTGAGTAAGGACACATCCCATTTCAGGGACAAAAATAAGGCCTAGTTTCATTACAGTCAAATTCCTGTTAATCTGACGGTTGCCTTCTCCATTAATTATCTAAAGTAAATCAGAACATAGTCCAAGAGCCCAAGATGGCGTCTTcagattgttttgtttgacaaatACAAAGCATTTGCTGAGCCAGGTTTCTTATAAAATGACTTTATATTTCAGAGTGAATAGTACCAATTACCATGCAGTCTGATTTTATGTGTATCTACCCAATCTAACAGGCGATttacaaaaacatggaaatattaAAGATGTAGAATTTATACTGTCTGATGGTTATTATTTTTCACAGCTTAATTTGAAATTTAGAAATGATGCAAGCCATAGTAAATTTACCCATAACCCTCTATTTAACAAAAGAATCATACTTCTAATATGGTGAAAACTGTTGCTTTGACAGTTTGTGTTGAGACACTGTCACTACACATTTAATTTGCTTTATCcacatgttctgtttttttgATCCAACTTTCACAAATATGATGTGTTCTTGCGGTCAGGCTTTGGTAATATTGTGTAGGTGTCATCGTGTTCTATGTTTTCTAATTCTTTGTCTCGTGTTTTGCAGAATACACGGATGATGAAGCCCATATCCCAAAACATTCGTCTGTGATCGT contains the following coding sequences:
- the LOC143319067 gene encoding E3 ubiquitin-protein ligase RBBP6-like isoform X3; amino-acid sequence: MSCVHYKFSSKLDYNTVTFDGLHITLSELKRQIMGRERLKATDCDLQITNAQTREEYTDDEAHIPKHSSVIVRRTPIGGVKPAGRTFIVDRSDTAVVGSSRPVCKTNPKSTHSPPLLTSLPLPLFLA